The following are encoded in a window of Terriglobia bacterium genomic DNA:
- a CDS encoding Crp/Fnr family transcriptional regulator, which yields MNDGILNYRSGDLMSKIGSQRATREYRNKETIYSQGDAANAMFYVESGHVKLTVASTRGKKAVLAILGKGDFFGQCCLVKGARRPTTATSLQSSTVTSVERSTLNDIIQREPEFSSLFVFDLLSRIGRVEEDFTDHLLHSSEMRLARLLLRLSHFGERNAADTAVLHVSQETLAEMVGTTRSRVSYFMNRFRESGLIDYNGSLHVHKALHTFLLCK from the coding sequence ATGAATGACGGCATCCTGAACTACAGGTCCGGGGACCTCATGAGCAAGATAGGAAGTCAAAGAGCAACCCGGGAATATCGGAATAAAGAGACAATCTATTCACAGGGGGATGCCGCCAACGCGATGTTCTACGTTGAAAGCGGCCACGTGAAACTCACGGTTGCCTCCACGCGCGGCAAGAAAGCGGTTCTCGCAATCCTCGGGAAGGGTGACTTTTTCGGTCAGTGCTGCCTCGTGAAGGGCGCGAGGAGGCCGACGACCGCGACCTCCCTCCAGTCTTCCACAGTCACCTCGGTGGAGAGATCGACCTTGAATGACATCATTCAACGAGAACCTGAGTTTTCGAGTCTCTTTGTATTCGACTTGCTGTCACGCATAGGGCGCGTCGAGGAGGATTTCACCGATCACCTGTTGCATTCGAGCGAGATGCGGCTGGCTCGCTTATTGCTGCGATTGAGTCATTTTGGGGAGCGCAATGCGGCCGATACCGCTGTCCTGCATGTCAGCCAGGAAACCCTGGCGGAGATGGTGGGTACCACTCGCTCCCGAGTCAGCTATTTCATGAATCGTTTTCGAGAATCGGGGTTGATCGATTACAACGGCAGCTTGCACGTACACAAGGCGCTGCACACCTTCCTGCTGTGTAAATAG